A single Desulfovibrio gilichinskyi DNA region contains:
- a CDS encoding chemotaxis protein CheW, with protein MEEGKKRQDAELIQLVTFSIAEEEFGVDILKVQEIIRTMEITKVPRAPVFVEGVINLRGKVIPIIDLRSKFGLEIREHDQNTRIIVIEINDMIVGFVVDSVSEVLRIPSNTVEPAPPVVSGLESEYISGVGKLEDRLLILLDLNRLLSGDEQEMLAQV; from the coding sequence ATGGAAGAAGGTAAGAAAAGGCAAGATGCCGAACTTATCCAGCTAGTCACCTTCAGCATTGCCGAAGAAGAGTTCGGAGTTGATATCCTTAAGGTTCAGGAAATTATCCGGACCATGGAAATCACTAAAGTTCCCCGGGCTCCTGTATTCGTTGAGGGCGTAATAAACCTTCGCGGGAAGGTTATTCCAATTATTGACTTAAGAAGTAAGTTCGGTCTCGAAATTCGAGAGCATGATCAGAATACTCGTATCATTGTTATTGAAATAAATGATATGATAGTAGGTTTTGTGGTTGATTCTGTTTCCGAGGTTCTTAGAATCCCGTCAAATACGGTTGAACCGGCGCCACCGGTTGTTTCAGGACTCGAATCTGAATATATCAGCGGTGTAGGCAAGCTCGAAGACAGACTGCTTATTCTGCTTGATCTTAACAGATTGCTTTCAGGTGACGAACAGGAAATGCTGGCACAGGTTTAA
- a CDS encoding UDP-glucose dehydrogenase family protein, producing the protein MNICIVGTGYVGLVSAACFAEMGNHVWCVDVNPDVVATLKEGKIHIFEPGLAGLVKRNYEDKRLFFTTSLKEGLDKARFVFITVGTPCGSDGSCDLSFVENVAREIGQSMNDYKIIVDKSTVPVGTADKVRTIVKAELEKRGLDLDFDVASNPEFLKEGDAVSDFMKPDRVVVGTEKKETCKEFETLYAPYARSREKLIFMGTRSAEMTKYAANCMLATKISFINEMSGICEQVGADVREVRLGIGSDHRIGYYFIYPGVGYGGSCFPKDVKALINTAKEVGAKAELIEAVDSVNDRQKKMLSNKILDYFEPQGGVKGKTLAIWGLAFKANTDDMRESSALSIISELTAAGMKIRAFDPVAHTKAKEILCDNDLVEIVDSQYEALEGANAVAVVTDWNQFRNPDFDKVKKALLAPVIFDGRNLYDPSYLGSNGFAYFSVGRKPVGESV; encoded by the coding sequence ATGAACATATGTATTGTAGGAACCGGATACGTAGGGCTTGTCAGCGCAGCCTGTTTCGCTGAAATGGGAAACCATGTTTGGTGTGTTGATGTCAATCCAGACGTTGTTGCGACACTTAAAGAAGGCAAAATTCATATTTTTGAACCTGGTCTCGCAGGTCTTGTTAAAAGAAACTACGAAGATAAAAGACTTTTCTTCACTACCAGTCTGAAAGAGGGGCTTGATAAAGCCCGTTTTGTTTTTATTACGGTCGGAACTCCCTGCGGTTCAGACGGAAGTTGTGATTTAAGTTTTGTGGAAAATGTCGCTCGTGAAATAGGGCAATCCATGAATGATTATAAAATCATTGTTGATAAATCAACTGTTCCGGTTGGAACCGCTGATAAAGTTCGTACAATAGTTAAAGCAGAACTTGAAAAAAGAGGCTTAGACCTTGATTTCGATGTTGCTTCAAATCCGGAATTTCTAAAAGAAGGTGACGCAGTCAGCGACTTTATGAAACCTGACAGGGTTGTTGTCGGAACAGAAAAGAAAGAAACATGTAAGGAATTCGAAACCTTATATGCTCCATATGCCCGCAGCAGAGAAAAGCTGATTTTTATGGGAACCAGAAGCGCGGAAATGACAAAATATGCCGCTAACTGCATGCTTGCCACAAAAATTTCTTTTATTAACGAAATGTCCGGTATTTGCGAACAGGTCGGTGCGGATGTGCGTGAAGTCAGGCTCGGAATAGGTTCTGATCATCGCATCGGGTATTACTTTATTTATCCGGGCGTAGGCTACGGTGGATCATGCTTCCCTAAAGATGTGAAAGCCCTGATCAACACCGCAAAAGAAGTCGGAGCGAAAGCCGAGCTTATTGAAGCTGTTGATTCTGTTAATGACAGACAGAAAAAAATGCTTTCCAACAAAATTCTTGATTATTTTGAGCCTCAGGGCGGAGTCAAAGGTAAAACTCTTGCAATATGGGGGCTTGCATTTAAGGCTAATACCGATGATATGAGAGAATCATCTGCTTTATCCATAATTTCTGAGCTGACCGCGGCAGGAATGAAAATTAGAGCTTTTGACCCGGTAGCTCATACTAAAGCAAAAGAAATTTTGTGTGATAATGATCTGGTGGAGATCGTAGATAGCCAGTACGAAGCTCTTGAGGGAGCAAATGCCGTTGCAGTTGTTACTGACTGGAATCAGTTTAGAAATCCAGATTTCGATAAAGTGAAAAAAGCATTACTTGCTCCTGTTATTTTTGATGGTAGAAATCTTTATGATCCTTCTTATCTGGGCAGCAATGGTTTCGCTTATTTCAGCGTCGGCCGTAAGCCTGTCGGTGAATCTGTTTAA